TAGAACTAGTTGCAGATAGTTATTGACTAAGTTTAGCCAGAAATTTGGGCATAGATAAAAGATGTTTTTCTATCCCAATAATAAATTCATGATACTTTTAAAAACCCAAAATTGCATTGGAATAATGTGACATAAATGAGGGTTGATTTATGTTAAGGCAAATGATAAATAAAATTTTAGGTGTTTTCAAAGGGAGGGAATTATTTAAGTATCAAAAAATTAAGGTTTTTGCTGTATTGTTTGTGCTGGGTATAGGATTGAGTTTGGCGATCGCATCTTGCGCCCCCAAACTGGATTCCTGACCAAAAGTGGTAAATCGAGATAATTCGTAATTCGTAATTAAGAAGACGAAGATTTTATCACGTTGTTGTTGATTAAAATAGGCGATCGCATGAATACCATCAATATTAACCGTCGATTCTTTGTCATAGCCATTACCTCATTTGCTGCTTCTACAATATTTTCTAGCTGTAGTTCACCACAAAATAATTCTGCTGCTAGTACAACTGCAAATATATCAGCAACCCCAGCGGCTAACACTACTACAAGCGCAACTAAAGAAAAAATCAAAGTTGGTGTCACACCAGTTCCAGCCGGCGAAATTTTAGAGTTTGTCAAAAAGAATTTAGCACCAGAAGCGGGACTAGATATCGAAATAGTTACATTCAATGACTTTGTGCAGAATAACACTGCTTTGAAAGATGGTGTGATTGATGCCAATTATTTCCAACATATCCCTTTTATGGAGGACTATGGCAAGAAACATAACTTTGAAATGTATGCTTTTACGCCGCAAATTCATTTAAATCCCGTGGGACTCTTTTCTAAAAAATATAAGTCCCTCAAAGATTTACCGAATAAAGCCCTAGTCACAATTCCTGATGATCCTAGTAATGCTCATCGGGCTTTAAAAGTCTTGGAATCATCAGGCTTAATCAAACTTAAGGAAAATGTTCGTCCGGCAAGTCCTAAAGATATTATTGCTAACCCCAAAAATATCCAAATTAAAGAAATACCAGGAGCGCAAGCAATTCCCAGTCTTCCTGATGTGGATTTAGCCGGAGTTACAGGTAATTGGATTTTACAAGCTGGCTTGAAAACTGATAAAGATGCTTTAGCAATAGAGTCAGCAAACGAGCAAATTTATGCTGTAACAGTTACAACCTTAAAAGGCAAAGAAACTGACCCCAGAATTCAGAAATTATATAAGTTACTCCGCGATGATAAAGTCAAACAATTTATTAGAGATAAATATCAAGGTTCAGTGATTCCTATTCCTTAAAAAATAATAATTTATCGTGGAAGCATTCTGAGATGATTACATTTACCGATGTTCGTAAAATTTATCACCAAGGCAACCAAAAAGTTGTTGCGTTAGATGGTGTGAGTGTTCATGTCAAACCAGGAGAAATTTTTGGTGTTTTAGGTCAAAGTGGCGCGGGTAAAAGCACATTAATTCGCTGTGTTAATCAACTAGAAAAACCGACATCGGGTTCAGTTGTAGTTGATGGACAGGAAATAACAAAATTGTCAGGAGATAAACTGCGTCGCGCCCGTCAACATATTGGAATGATTTTTCAACACTTTAATTTACTGAGTTGCCGAACTGTGGCGGAAAATATTGCTTTTCCTTTGGAAGTGATGGGCTATAGCAGATTGCAACGTCGGGCAAAAGTGGAAGAATTGATTTCACTTGTCGGGTTGAAAGGTAAGGCAGATGCTTATCCAGCACAACTTTCTGGTGGTCAAAAGCAACGAGTAGGTATCGCTAGGGCTTTGGCTGGAGAACCTAATGTATTACTTTCTGATGAAGCCACATCTGCACTCGATCCCCAAACTACGAGGTCAATTCTAGACCTGTTACGTGACCTAAACAAGCGTATGGGTTTAACAATCTTACTAATTACCCATGAAATGGGTGTAGTCAAGCAAATCTGCGATAGTGTGGCAATACTCAACGCAGGCAAAATTGTCGAAAAGGGATATGTTAGTGATTTAATCTCCAAACCAGAATCATTTCTTGCCCAAGAATTTTTTCCTCGTCGTAATGGTTATAGACTAAAACCTGGTGCTGTCCTCGCCACGATCGCCTTTGCGGGAGAACAAGCCAGTCAGCCAATTTTCGCCACCTTAGCCCGACGGTTTGATGTAGATGTCAATATCCTGAGTGGAAGTGTGGAAACTGTAGGCGATCGCCGCGTTGGTCAATTCCACGTCGAATTAATCGGGCAAAAGATAACGCAAGCTTTGAAATATTTACACGAAGAAAATTTTGAAGTGGAAGTGCATTAATAAGAAGCAAAGGGAACAGGGAATAGTTCTGTTTGAAGTATTTGTGCAATTTATTCTTTAGAAAAGATTCAGATTCTTAATGACGAATTATTTATACAAATTAATCATAAATATCTCTCATCCGCATCTTAAAGATTGAGTTTTCAGGGGAGAGCGGTGCATTCAATTCATAATACGGAGGAATAATGAGCATAACGAAGCAATTAAAACTTGGTGCATTCATGCGCCCGGTAAGCATACATACAGGGGCTTGGCGTTATCC
This window of the Nostoc sp. HK-01 genome carries:
- a CDS encoding putative lipoprotein, producing MNTININRRFFVIAITSFAASTIFSSCSSPQNNSAASTTANISATPAANTTTSATKEKIKVGVTPVPAGEILEFVKKNLAPEAGLDIEIVTFNDFVQNNTALKDGVIDANYFQHIPFMEDYGKKHNFEMYAFTPQIHLNPVGLFSKKYKSLKDLPNKALVTIPDDPSNAHRALKVLESSGLIKLKENVRPASPKDIIANPKNIQIKEIPGAQAIPSLPDVDLAGVTGNWILQAGLKTDKDALAIESANEQIYAVTVTTLKGKETDPRIQKLYKLLRDDKVKQFIRDKYQGSVIPIP
- a CDS encoding ABC transporter ATP-binding protein; protein product: MITFTDVRKIYHQGNQKVVALDGVSVHVKPGEIFGVLGQSGAGKSTLIRCVNQLEKPTSGSVVVDGQEITKLSGDKLRRARQHIGMIFQHFNLLSCRTVAENIAFPLEVMGYSRLQRRAKVEELISLVGLKGKADAYPAQLSGGQKQRVGIARALAGEPNVLLSDEATSALDPQTTRSILDLLRDLNKRMGLTILLITHEMGVVKQICDSVAILNAGKIVEKGYVSDLISKPESFLAQEFFPRRNGYRLKPGAVLATIAFAGEQASQPIFATLARRFDVDVNILSGSVETVGDRRVGQFHVELIGQKITQALKYLHEENFEVEVH